The following are from one region of the Chanos chanos chromosome 10, fChaCha1.1, whole genome shotgun sequence genome:
- the scn1laa gene encoding sodium channel, voltage-gated, type I-like, alpha, whose amino-acid sequence MDRLLVRPGPDNFHLFTPESLKAIEKRIAEVKLHAAADKSQNDRNPSRDLEASKTLPLIYGEVPKDKVSTFLEDIDPYYYNEKTFIVLNSSRTIYRFNATAAFYILSPFCPLRRISVKVLVHPLFSVLIMCTILLNCIYMALNSSHKIVEWVFTGIYTFEALIKMLARGLCVGKFTYFKDPWNWLDSSVIIMAYVPEHILGSVSALRAFRVLRALKTISVIPGLRMIVGAFIQSLKKLADVMILTVFCLSVFALIGLQLFMGTLLQKCVRLPDNTYLNDKGHVIMLTDNSSWMNMTQLKAHFENEANFYKVPGKNESLLCGNSTDAGKCPDGYVCLRVGKNPDYGHTSFDNFGYAFLSLFRLMTQDYWERLYQQTLRAAGKPYMLFFVLVIFLGSFYLINLILAVVAMAYDEQNQAIIAETQLKEEEMQEMQIMLEEQERLEEEAAKQDLAAVNGNGEFSGRITESSSEASRLSSKSAKERRNRRKKRRQKEEEEGEEEKRDDEKLPQSEAEIGMTYPSFSTSYGYRARAFSCKCRRDRESRDSVFSFRPRNLVSDNGFADDENSTYEDMGSRRSSVFLPPKSERHNSTVSQSSLPAHFLRSANGKMRCSVDHNGVVSLVGGNSLPATPVGLALPEGTATESEYSRPRYGSYRHSMDFLDKPVARPRGMSVASIMTTREEDCKQKCLSCWYKFARIYLIWDCCPAWRKIKKAVHMVVMDPFMDLTITICIVLNTLFMAMEHQPMNQKFSNVLYVGNLVFTGIFTAEMCFKIIALDPYYYFQMGWNIFDSLIVCLSLTELGLPNFSGMSILRSFRLLRVFKLAKSWPTLNMLIKIIGNSIGALSNLTIVLGIVVFIFAVVGMQLFGKEYEYNATKISPDGYPRWHMKDFLHSFLIVFRVLCGEWIETMWQCIEVSGEPKCLCFFLSVMVFGNLVVLNLFLALLLSSFSADNLTANDDDNELNNLQRAIGRIQRGVAFIKALLRRSLQSVCHRKRVPEHAHNNISSTSNPTVVVWTNDPNCKKDLDGVDHNIVVKYVADGESGNMSFICNLSHTVSVPMAFEESDTEYDNTEGSDVDDGKEKLEQPTLSSSEGSTVDIPNLEEIGESMVFEPEDAMDPEPCFTDGCVRRFPCCQVNLEKRPWKQWWTLRKACYRIVEHNWFESFIIFMILCSSGALAFEDIYIEQRKTIKTVLEYADKVFTYIFILEMLLKWVAYGFAKYFTNAWCWLDFAIVGVSLVTGIASAMGQAHLVAFKSLRTLRALRPLRALSRFEGMRVVVNALLGAIPSIMNVLLVCLIFWLIFSIVGVNLLAGRFWECVNATTTERFFVDKTENSTACERLNGGGCWRNVKINFDNVPKGYLALLQVATFKGWMDIMYAAVDSRGLHKQPEFEANKYMYIFFVIFIIFGAFFTLNLFIGVIIDNFNQQKKKIRGQDIFMTEEQKKYYNAMKKLGSKKPQKPIPRPTNKFQGLIFDFVTNQAFDIAIMFLITLNMVTMMVETYEPEGDDETTKTKVLYWINVVFIVFFSLECLLKMISLRHYFFTIGWNIFDFIVVILSIIGIFLAEVIKKYFVSPTLFRVIRLARIGRILRLIKSAKGIRTLLFALMMSLPALFNIGLLLFLVMFIYAIFGMSQLSKLNKEAGIDDMFNFETFGNSMICLFQITTSGGWDGLLSPTLGMEVRYCNTTDEAALRNPSVGIVFFVSYIIICFLIVVNMYIAVILENFSVATEESAEPLGEDDFEMFYEVWERFDPKATQFIEFSKLSNFADALEPPLRLPKPNNVQLISMDLPMVSGERIHCLDILFAFTKRVLGEGGEMDVLRGQMEERFMASNPSKVSYEPITSTLRRKQEDVSASVIQRAFKRYLMIQKMRQLSNTSMHKETQKGEEKSLDKETLVIGNLNNISASTDKIDTTPSTAGVVSSHDGVSDPDKDKYEKDTSEKEVQRKDSRDSEK is encoded by the exons ATGGATCGGCTGCTTGTGCGACCTGGACCGGACAACTTCCATCTGTTTACACCCGAGTCACTCAAAGCCATCGAAAAGCGTATTGCAGAAGTTAAGCTGCATGCCGCAGCTGACAAGAGCCAGAATGACCGAAACCCCAGTAGGGACCTGGAGGCATCGAAAACACTACCCCTTATTTATGGGGAGGTTCCCAAAGACAAGGTGTCCACCTTCCTGGAGGACATTGACCCTTACTATTACAATGAGAAG acctTTATAGTGCTGAACAGTTCAAGAACCATCTACCGATTCAATGCCACTGCTGCCTTCTACATTTTAAGTCCTTTCTGTCCTCTGAGGAGAATATCAGTGAAAGTTCTTGTACATCC ATTGTTCAGTGTGCTGATCATGTGCACTATATTGCTCAACTGTATCTACATGGCTCTTAACAGCTCCCACAAGATCGTAGA GTGGGTGTTCACTGGAATATATACTTTTGAAGCATTGATAAAAATGCTAGCCAGAGGCTTGTGTGTGGGGAAATTCACCTATTTCAAAGATCCATGGAACTGGTTGGATTCCAGTGTGATCATCATGGC GTATGTACCAGAGCACATACTGGGCAGCGTCTCTGCTCTTCGTGCTTTCAGAGTTCTTAGAGCTTTGAAAACTATTTCAGTAATCCCAG GCCTAAGGATGATAGTAGGAGCCTTTATTCAGTCACTGAAGAAGCTGGCAGATGTGATGATCCTCACGGTCTTCTGCCTCAGCGTGTTTGCATTGATCGGTCTCCAGCTCTTCATGGGCACCCTTCTGCAGAAATGTGTACGTCTGCCCGACAACACTTATCTAAACGACAAGGGACACGTGATCATGCTCACAGACAACAGCTCCTGGATGAACATGACGCAACTGAAAgcccattttgaaaatgaag CAAACTTTTACAAGGTCCCAGGGAAAAATGAATCCCTTCTCTGTGGAAACAGCACCGATGCAGG GAAATGCCCAGACGGTTATGTCTGTCTCAGAGTAGGGAAAAATCCAGACTATGGCCATACAAGCTTTGACAACTTTGGGTATGCTTTCTTGTCCCTGTTCAGACTGATGACTCAGGACTACTGGGAACGTCTGTATCAGCag ACCCTTAGGGCCGCAGGGAAACCCTACATGTTATTCTTTGTACTCGTGATCTTCCTGGGCTCCTTCTACTTGATCAACCTGATTCTAGCTGTGGTTGCCATGGCGTATGACGAGCAGAACCAGGCCATCATTGCTGAAACACAGctaaaagaagaagagatgcAGGAGATGCAGATCATGCTGGAGGAGCAAGAGAGGCTGGAAGAAGAAGCAGCCAAG CAAGATTTAGCTGCTGTTAACGGGAATGGAGAGTTCAGCGGAAGGATAACCGAGTCATCATCTGAAGCATCTAGACTCAGCTCCAAAAGTGCCAAAGAACGACGCAACcgcagaaagaagagaagacaaaaggaagaggaagaaggtgaggaggaaaaaagagatgacGAGAAGCTCCCCCAGTCTGAGGCGGAAATCGGTATGACCTACCCAAGTTTTTCCACCAGTTATGGATACAGAGCACGTGCGTTCTCATGCAAG TGCAGgcgggacagagagagcagagacagcgTTTTCAGCTTCAGGCCGCGAAACTTGGTCTCAGATAATGGCTTCGCCGATGACGAGAACAGCACTTATGAGGACATGGGGAGTCGACGgagctctgtctttctgccGCCGAAGTCAGAGCGTCACAATAGCACTGTCAGCCAATCCAGTTTGCCAGCCCATTTCCTTAGGTCAGCCAATGGCAAGATGCGCTGCTCTGTCGACCACAATGGCGTTGTGTCCTTGGTCGGTGGAAACTCGTTGCCCGCCACTCCTGTTGGGTTGGCCCTACCTGAA GGTACTGCTACGGAGTCAGAGTACAGCAGGCCAAGGTATGGCTCTTACCGGCACTCTATGGACTTCCTGGACAAGCCGGTAGCAAGGCCAAGAGGAATGAGTGTGGCCAGCATTATGACCACAAGAGAGG AGGACTGCAAACAAAAGTGCCTTTCCTGCTGGTATAAATTTGCCAGAATTTATCTGATCTGGGACTGTTGCCCTGCATGGAGAAAAATTAAGAAGGCTGTCCACATGGTTGTGATGGACCCTTTCATGGATCTAACCATCACTATATGTATTGTATTAAATACATTGTTTATGGCTATGGAGCACCAACCAATGAATCAAAAATTCAGTAACGTACTATATGTGGGAAACCTG GTTTTCACAGGTATCTTCACAGCTGAAATGTGTTTCAAAATCATCGCCCTGGATCCTTATTATTACTTCCAAATGGGCTGGAATATATTTGactctctcattgtctgtttGAGCTTAACAGAGCTTGGTTTGCCTAATTTTTCTGGAATGTCTATTCTGAGATCGTTCCGACTG TTGAGGGTCTTCAAATTGGCCAAGTCATGGCCTACCCTGAACATGCTGATTAAGATTATCGGCAACTCTATAGGAGCTCTGAGCAACCTCACCATTGTCCTGGGCATCGTTGTCTTTATCTTCGCTGTCGTGGGCATGCAGCTTTTCGGAAAGGAATATGAATACAACGCTACCAAAATTTCACCAGACGGTTACCCACGGTGGCACATGAAGGATTTTCTCCACTCCTTCCTAATCGTGTTCCGCGTGCTGTGCGGCGAGTGGATTGAGACCATGTGGCAATGCATCGAGGTTTCGGGAGAGCCCAAGTGTCTCTGCTTCTTCTTGTCCGTCATGGTATTTGGAAATCTGGTG GTTTTGAATTTGTTTCTGGCCCTGCTGCTGAGTTCTTTCAGCGCTGATAACCTGACTGCCAATGACGATGACAATGAATTGAACAACCTACAGAGAGCTATTGGCCGCATCCAACGAGGTGTGGCCTTCATCAAGGCCCTGCTGCGGAGGTCCCTCCAAAGTGTCTGCCACAGGAAGAGAGTTCCAGAACATGCTCACAACAACATATCCTCTACCTCCAACCCCACTGTTGTGGTGTGGACCAATGACCCAAACTGCAAGAAGGACTTAGATGGAGTGGACCACAACATAGTGGTGAAATATGTGGCAGACGGTGAAAGCGGAAACATGTCCTTCATCTGCAATCTGAGCCACACTGTCAGTGTACCAATGGCCTTTGAAGAGTCTGACACTGAATACGACAACACGGAGGGGTCTGATGTGGACGATGGCAAAGAG AAGCTGGAACAACCAACGCTGAGTTCTTCTGAGGGCAGTACTGTGGATATCCCAAATCTGGAGGAGATTGGAGAGTCTATGGTCTTTGAACCAGAGGACGCTATGGATCCAGAGCCCTGCTTTACTGATG GCTGTGTTCGAAGATTCCCTTGTTGTCAGGTAAATTTAGAGAAAAGACCCTGGAAACAGTGGTGGACCCTGAGGAAGGCTTGTTATAGGATCGTTGAGCATAACTGGTTTGAATCCTTCATCATCTTCATGATCCTGTGCAGCAGCGGAGCTCTG GCATTTGAAGATATTTACATTGAACAGAGGAAGACCATAAAGACTGTGTTGGAATATGCAGATAAAGTTTTCACTTACATATTCATTCTGGAAATGTTGCTGAAGTGGGTGGCTTACGGATTTGCCAAATATTTCACCAATGCCTGGTGCTGGCTAGACTTCGCTATTGTTGGT GTATCTCTGGTCACAGGTATTGCCAGTGCGATGGGCCAGGCTCACCTAGTTGCCTTCAAATCCCTGAGGACACTACGGGCACTAAGACCCTTGAGAGCACTGTCACGTTTTGAGGGCATGAGG GTTGTGGTCAATGCCCTTCTGGGTGCTATTCCATCCATCATGAACGTGCTTTTGGTATGCCTCATTTTTTGGCTCATATTTAGCATAGTAGGAGTCAACCTGCTTGCCGGAAGGTTCTGGGAGTGTGTCAATGCCACAACGACAGAACGGTTCTTTGTTGATAAGACAGAGAATAGCACAGCTTGTGAAAGACTGAATGGTGGGGGATGCTGGAGGAATGTGAAGATCAACTTTGATAATGTTCCAAAAGGCTACCTGGCTTTGTTACAAGTG GCAACTTTTAAAGGCTGGATGGATATTATGTATGCAGCTGTGGATTCGCGTGGT CTCCATAAACAACCTGAATTTGAAGCAAACAAGTACATGTATATCTTTttcgtcatcttcatcatctttggAGCCTTCTTCACCCTGAACCTCTTTATTGGTGTGATTATTGATAACTTCAATCAGCAGAAGAAAAAGATAA GAGGACAGGATATCTTCatgacagaggagcagaagaagTATTACAATGCCATGAAGAAACTTGGATCAAAGAAACCACAAAAACCAATTCCCAGGCCAACA AACAAGTTCCAAGGATTGATTTTCGACTTTGTAACGAACCAGGCCTTTGACATAGCCATCATGTTTCTTATAACACTGAATATGGTCACTATGATGGTGGAGACTTATGAACCAGAGGGAGATGATGAAACGACGAAGACGAAAGTCCTGTACTGGATAAACGTGGTCTTCATTGTGTTCTTCAGTTTGGAATGTTTGTTGAAGATGATCTCTCTTCGCCATTACTTCTTCACCATTGGTTGGAACATATTTGACTTCATCGTTGTGATACTGTCTATAATAG GTATATTTCTTGCGGAAGttatcaaaaaatattttgtgtcacCAACCTTGTTCCGAGTCATTCGGCTTGCACGAATTGGACGCATCCTCCGCCTCATTAAGAGTGCTAAAGGAATACGCACGCTTCTGTTTGCGttgatgatgtcacttcctgccTTATTCAACATTGGTCTGCTGCTATTTCTTGTTATGTTCATCTATGCCATCTTTGGCATGTCACAGCTGTCTAAATTAAACAAGGAAGCAGGCATTGATGACATGTTCAACTTTGAGACCTTTGGCAACAGCATGATCTGCCTGTTCCAGATAACCACTTCAGGTGGCTGGGATGGCCTGCTATCACCCACGCTTGGCATGGAAGTGCGATACTGTAACACCACAGACGAAGCTGCACTTAGGAATCCATCCGTTGGGATTGTCTTCTTTGTCAGTTACATCATTATATGTTTCTTGATCGTGGTGAACATGTATATTGCTGTAATTCTTGAGAACTTCAGCGTGGCTACAGAGGAGAGTGCGGAACCGCTGGGTGAGGACGATTTTGAGATGTTCTACGAAGTCTGGGAGAGGTTTGATCCCAAAGCCACACAGTTCATAGAGTTCAGTAAACTGTCTAATTTCGCCGACGCCCTGGAACCGCCTCTGCGCTTGCCCAAACCAAATAACGTCCAGTTGATTTCGATGGATTTACCCATGGTCAGTGGGGAACGCATCCACTGCCTCGACATCCTTTTCGCTTTCACCAAACGTGTCCTGGGAGAAGGTGGCGAGATGGATGTCCTCCGAGGACAGATGGAAGAAAGATTCATGGCCTCCAATCCCTCCAAGGTTTCCTACGAACCAATCACCTCAACGCTACGTCGCAAACAGGAGGACGTGTCTGCCTCCGTCATCCAGAGAGCCTTCAAGAGGTACCTGATGATACAGAAAATGAGACAGTTGTCCaacacaagcatgcacaaaGAAACCCAAAAGGGTGAGGAAAAGAGCCTGGACAAAGAGACTCTGGTAATAGGCAACTTGAACAACATCTCAGCATCTACAGACAAAATAGACACTACCCCTTCCACAGCAGGGGTGGTGTCCTCACATGACGGTGTATCAGATCCTGACAAAGACAAGTATGAAAAAGACACAAGTGAGAAAGAAGTCCAGAGGAAGGATagcagagacagtgaaaagTGA